From the genome of Streptomyces sp. NBC_01317, one region includes:
- a CDS encoding RNA polymerase sigma factor: protein MTKPPFQQIVTEYGPMVLRVIRAVLGPDDAEDAWSETFLAAMKAYPDLPSEANVEAWLVTVAHHKAIDATRANARRPAPVEELPERPSPIGRPQDWDGDLWQALKALPDRQRQAVAYHYLAGLPYKEIGVLTGCSADAARRAAADGIKTLRSTYPRDTDEMGVAPR, encoded by the coding sequence GTGACCAAGCCACCCTTCCAACAGATCGTGACCGAGTACGGGCCCATGGTGCTCCGCGTCATCCGCGCTGTCCTCGGGCCGGACGATGCCGAGGACGCCTGGTCGGAGACCTTTCTCGCGGCGATGAAGGCCTATCCCGACCTGCCGTCCGAGGCCAATGTGGAGGCCTGGCTGGTGACCGTCGCCCATCACAAGGCGATCGACGCCACCAGGGCCAACGCGCGTCGGCCGGCCCCGGTGGAGGAGCTGCCCGAGCGTCCCAGCCCCATCGGCAGACCGCAGGACTGGGACGGAGACCTGTGGCAGGCCCTCAAGGCCTTGCCCGACCGGCAGCGCCAGGCGGTGGCGTACCACTACCTGGCGGGTCTGCCGTACAAGGAAATCGGCGTACTGACCGGCTGTAGCGCCGACGCCGCCCGCCGGGCCGCGGCCGACGGAATCAAGACCCTGCGCAGCACCTATCCAAGAGATACCGACGAGATGGGAGTGGCCCCAAGGTGA
- a CDS encoding methylated-DNA--[protein]-cysteine S-methyltransferase, producing MQTLISHRVHTTIESPLGDLTVVAEDNKLTGLYFADHRRGPATDSLGVRDEAGFEEVRRQLDEYFAGERREFALPLAPAGDAFQHRVWELLARIPYGRTCSYGDLARQLGDPALAQAVGAAVGRNPISVIVPCHRVVGADGSLVGYAGGLWRKRHLLDLEEPAPVKADRLF from the coding sequence ATGCAGACCCTCATCAGCCACAGGGTGCATACGACCATCGAGTCGCCGCTCGGCGATCTCACCGTGGTCGCGGAAGACAACAAACTGACAGGGCTCTACTTCGCGGACCACCGCCGCGGACCGGCGACCGACTCGCTCGGCGTACGCGACGAAGCGGGCTTCGAGGAAGTCAGGCGTCAGCTCGATGAGTACTTCGCGGGCGAGCGGCGCGAGTTCGCTCTGCCACTGGCTCCGGCCGGGGACGCCTTCCAGCATCGTGTGTGGGAGCTGCTCGCTCGTATCCCCTACGGCCGGACATGTTCTTATGGTGATCTCGCACGTCAGCTGGGGGATCCGGCGCTCGCACAGGCTGTGGGCGCGGCTGTCGGGCGCAATCCGATCAGTGTGATCGTGCCCTGCCACCGCGTGGTGGGCGCCGACGGCAGCCTCGTGGGCTATGCGGGCGGGCTGTGGCGCAAGCGGCATCTGCTGGACCTGGAAGAGCCAGCACCGGTCAAGGCCGATCGGCTTTTCTGA
- a CDS encoding MFS transporter — protein MCASLTTTPEATISSRFLTPRVFTSLPLAGNYAAAVALALLALSPFLVLTTALSLFPEILMKELDASRFQLQLTSGLSNAGYAFGAVVAADLFQRLPGRHLYLFCESGFVVGAVLALSAQEIGQFMAGVILQGLFTGMLLVLSLPPLILTHGVDRLPTTAAVISLGLFGMVTAGPVIGGLVGSYSGWRLLYTSVAVLAAIGLTIGAMTFEPNEPPAKGARFDWTAIPLAFGATMLPFFGVSWLSRGDFSDWEFIAPVVVGVALGALLLVSQYSKTRPLMPVRPISNTLPVTGTLNAMVVGASFTTLLELTEVYMLQVSGYSSVKTGLLIAPQIVGVVISALLFRKIMVTRWTPYMALSGLLSIVIAAAVLFALTPTNAATVVPIVAILLGYGAGAGVVPGLFLAGFSVTAVQIGPTFALVELLRSEAAFLIGPVLVHLAMIQSSFTDGFRLSLEIMLAFTAASAVILPGLFLLGGARPEPPNLEGWMSGASTGYHSPRIANKIRKPLPAS, from the coding sequence ATGTGCGCCTCCCTCACCACGACCCCGGAGGCGACCATCAGTTCCCGTTTCCTTACGCCTCGCGTCTTCACCAGCCTCCCCTTGGCGGGCAACTACGCCGCCGCGGTCGCCCTCGCGCTGCTCGCGCTGAGTCCGTTCCTCGTACTCACCACGGCACTCTCCCTCTTCCCTGAGATTCTCATGAAGGAACTGGACGCCAGCCGGTTCCAATTGCAGCTCACGAGCGGACTTTCGAATGCCGGATACGCGTTCGGCGCGGTGGTGGCCGCCGACCTCTTCCAGCGGCTGCCAGGACGCCATCTCTACCTCTTCTGCGAGTCCGGCTTCGTGGTGGGCGCGGTACTGGCACTGAGCGCCCAGGAGATCGGGCAGTTCATGGCCGGTGTCATCCTCCAGGGCCTGTTCACCGGCATGCTGCTGGTCCTCTCGCTGCCGCCGCTCATCCTCACCCACGGTGTGGACCGTCTGCCGACCACCGCCGCGGTCATCAGCCTCGGACTCTTCGGCATGGTCACCGCCGGCCCCGTGATCGGCGGACTGGTCGGCAGCTACAGCGGCTGGCGGCTGCTGTACACCTCCGTCGCCGTGCTGGCCGCAATCGGCCTGACCATCGGCGCCATGACCTTCGAACCCAACGAACCCCCGGCCAAGGGAGCCCGCTTCGACTGGACGGCCATCCCCCTCGCCTTCGGCGCCACCATGCTGCCGTTCTTCGGTGTCTCCTGGCTGTCGCGTGGTGACTTCAGCGATTGGGAGTTCATCGCGCCCGTGGTCGTCGGCGTCGCGCTGGGCGCCCTCTTGTTGGTGAGTCAGTACAGCAAGACCAGACCGCTGATGCCGGTGCGTCCGATCAGCAACACACTGCCGGTCACAGGAACACTCAACGCCATGGTCGTCGGCGCCTCCTTCACCACCCTGCTGGAGCTGACCGAGGTCTACATGCTCCAGGTGTCCGGGTACTCCTCCGTGAAGACCGGACTGCTCATCGCCCCTCAGATCGTCGGCGTCGTGATTTCCGCCCTCCTGTTCCGCAAGATCATGGTCACCCGCTGGACGCCGTACATGGCGCTCTCCGGCCTCCTCAGCATCGTCATCGCCGCGGCAGTGCTGTTCGCCCTGACCCCGACGAACGCGGCCACCGTCGTCCCCATCGTCGCGATCCTCCTGGGGTACGGCGCGGGCGCCGGTGTGGTCCCCGGCCTGTTCCTGGCCGGTTTCTCCGTGACCGCCGTGCAGATCGGTCCCACCTTCGCCCTCGTCGAACTGCTGCGCTCCGAGGCCGCGTTCCTGATCGGCCCCGTCCTGGTCCATCTCGCCATGATCCAGAGCAGTTTCACGGACGGGTTCCGCCTCTCCCTGGAGATCATGCTGGCCTTCACCGCCGCCTCGGCCGTCATCCTGCCGGGACTGTTCCTGCTCGGCGGCGCCCGCCCGGAGCCGCCGAACCTCGAAGGCTGGATGTCCGGCGCCTCCACCGGCTACCACTCCCCGCGGATCGCCAACAAGATCCGCAAGCCCCTGCCCGCGTCGTAG
- a CDS encoding undecaprenyl-diphosphate phosphatase yields the protein MSWFESFILGLVQGLTEFLPISSSAHLRLTAAFAGWHDPGAAFTAITQIGTEAAVLIYFRKDIARIVSAWFRSLTNKALRSDHDAQMGWLVIVGSIPIGVLGITFKDQIEGPFRDLRLIATTLIVMGIILGIADRLAARDEAGGKHRAVKVRKSLQDLGVRDGLIFGICQALALVPGVSRSGATISGGLLMGYTREAAARYSFLLAIPAVLASGVFELKDATEGHVSWGPTIFATIIAFIVGYVVIAWFMKFITTKSFMPFVIYRILLGIALFFLVGTDTLSPHAGESAG from the coding sequence ATGTCTTGGTTCGAATCTTTCATCCTCGGGCTCGTCCAGGGGCTGACCGAGTTCCTGCCCATCTCCTCCAGCGCGCACCTGCGGCTCACCGCGGCGTTCGCCGGCTGGCACGACCCGGGCGCGGCCTTCACGGCCATCACGCAGATCGGCACAGAAGCGGCTGTGCTGATCTACTTCCGCAAGGACATCGCGAGGATCGTCTCGGCGTGGTTCCGGTCGCTGACGAACAAGGCACTGCGCTCCGATCACGACGCGCAGATGGGGTGGCTGGTCATCGTCGGCTCGATTCCCATCGGCGTCCTGGGCATCACTTTCAAGGACCAGATCGAGGGCCCCTTCCGCGATCTGCGGCTGATCGCCACGACGCTGATCGTGATGGGCATCATCCTCGGCATCGCCGACCGGTTGGCGGCCCGCGACGAGGCCGGCGGCAAGCACCGGGCCGTCAAGGTCCGCAAGTCCCTCCAGGACCTGGGGGTCAGGGACGGCCTCATCTTCGGCATCTGCCAGGCACTGGCGCTGGTACCGGGCGTCTCCCGCTCGGGCGCCACGATCAGCGGTGGTCTCCTGATGGGCTACACCCGCGAGGCGGCGGCCCGTTACTCCTTCCTGCTCGCGATCCCGGCGGTGCTGGCGTCCGGCGTGTTCGAACTCAAGGACGCGACCGAGGGCCACGTCTCCTGGGGCCCCACCATCTTCGCGACGATTATCGCGTTTATTGTCGGATATGTCGTTATTGCCTGGTTCATGAAGTTCATCACCACGAAGAGCTTCATGCCGTTCGTCATCTACCGGATCCTCCTCGGCATCGCACTGTTCTTCCTGGTGGGCACGGACACACTGAGCCCGCACGCCGGCGAGTCGGCGGGCTGA